gagtgcattttcaatccattttcaggggttcaataatccaatagggatttcaagtgaaacctctttacccagcgagtggtgagaatgtggaactcactaccacagtgagtggttgaggtgaacaacatgaatactcctgtatcttgacaagggagaaaggaatagaaggatatgctgatgggggagatgaagagggctgggtggaggctcatgtggagcataaatacagacagagaccaattgagccgactggccgggccctgtgctgtagactcaatggaaccgagacaaatgtatttattttggaTCTACCTGTAGTAGTATGATAAAACTTTTttcttgggatgtaggcatcactggctgggccagcatttgttccccaatcataattgcccttgaactgagtggcttgctaggtcattacagtgggggacagttaaaagtcaaccacatgtgtgtggctctggagtcacatgtgggccagaccgggtaaggatggcagatttccttcactgaaggacattagtaaaacagatgggtttttacaacaatcgataatagttccatggtcatcattagactttgaattccaaacttttattgaattcaaatttcaccatctgccctggtgggattcgaaccccagaataatacctgggtctctggattattagtccagcagcaataccactaggccacctcttcccccatactatccaggataaaataaatgcaaagtcatgagactgtccagaatgtacctgttgtgtagaaccttggtcaggccgcagctggagcactgtgtgtagttttactgcccttgtcgccagagggaaagggcaataaaggttcaccagacttgttccgggagtGGCAGGACTGCCCTTagaggagagattggggaaacctgGCCTGTGTTCTCTAGTGTCAAATAATGAGAAGTGATCACAATGAAACCTACAAAATCCATAAATGAATAGACAGGCgagatgcaggtgagatgtttcccctggttggggagtctagaaccaggggacacaatttcaaaataagggggaagccacttaggatcggtctcagaggagacatttctttactcagagggttgtgaatctttggaattttccaccccagagggctgtgggagctcagtcactgtgtgtgtttaaagcagaggctgacagatttctaaataccaataacacaaagggagatggggatagggtggggaaaaggcattgaagtggatggtcagccatgatcgtgttgaatggtggagcaggctcgacgggctgaatggccaagtccTGCTCCTCTGTTCCAATGTTGCAAAGGTAGGTAGGTaagtaaattgtgaaggggacaTGAAACTACGCAGGGATATAGATAagttacgtgagtgggaaaagatctgggaaatggagaacaatgtgggaaaatgtgaaattgtccatgtttGAGAAAGAATAAAAAatcttattatctgaatggtcagagattgcagagctctgagattcagagggatctgggtgtccaagagcatgaatcacaaaaggcgagtatacaggtacagcaagtaattaggaaagctaatagaatgttattgtttattgtgaggggaattgaatacaaaagtaggttatGCTTCTGTTCGCAtgaatgaatccaaaagaatccctcgacattcaggtctgcttcaaacatcaaacagtttattgttgtaacaccggcggggagtaagcctctgggcaaaggcagatacctctccactgaacaaaggGAATCATCATCATTTATACAATTTCAAATAGTTAGTCAGCCCAACTCAGCCGGACACGATCCAATCACAATGATTGTAGGTTGCACACATTGACTGGTAGATCCAATGAAAGTGGTTACTGGGCAGCAGGGAATTGCGTGATCAGCTCATGGACAGCTAGGGGGTTACTCATGAACTCATGATGCCTTCCAGACCCCCTCATCGACCATCCTTGGGTCTCGTGTATACATAACTCCCTTATCTTAACCTTGTTACTGGCTGGTACCATTGTCAGAATTCCATAAGAGCATCCccctttgtgagagagagagtgagctgactggtggcgatttaatctgagggtcaccacacctcagacgagggacaatgttgaggaggcggggccttcatggatggcCTCAGCCGGTACGGcagttgaacccacgctgttggtgtcgctcagtatcacaacccagccatccagccaactgagctaaccaatcccctgaaatattagttattgcctgtctccaatcacaccatttaatgttgtttctcagtccatgtcagacaacctgccccataccttgataattttcttctgcgagaaacacaagagataaattaaacaaaagaaccatgtaccctccatggcccatctccatggcaaggtggcatgctttagggggatccaaacagaaatgggaaggaaacatcttccaacttccaaaccaactttcaatctgtgatccttgtgaaatttgaaaccaggtattcgcaacaaggctcgaagagcaacagcccactggagtcaaagtcatgagaccggccagtccagcagagaaAACTCTccaaccatccccattgaccaactgtcagaatgaacaaaatgtagtcctggatgtaattgagagtagcaacactaacagcagaatccaacccctgtaatcacttgtgaacttgtttgtgtctcagcaggtgcgatgaatcacggaatcccttcccacactgagagcaggtgaacggcctctccccagtgtgaagtcgctggtgtctctgtaggttggataaccgagtgaatcccttcctacaatgagagcaggcgaatggcttctccccagtgtgaacttgacggtgtgcccgcaggttggataacaaagtgaatgtcttcccacactgagaacaggtgaatggcctctccccagtgtgaactcgctggtgtgtctgcaggtgggataaccgagtgaatcccttcccacactgggagcaggcgaatgtcctctccccagtgtgaactcgctggtgtgactgcaggctggacatatgagtgaatgccttcccacactgggagcaggtgaatgacttctccccagtgtgaacttgctggtgtgtctgcaggtgggataagcgagtgaatcccttcccacactgggagcaggtgaacggcctctccccagtgtgaactcgctgatgtgactgcaAGTTATcgaaccgagtgaatcctttcccacactgggagcaggtgaacaacctctccccagtgtgagttcgctggtgtatctgcaggctgatcaactgagtgaatctcttctcacactgagagcaggtgaacggcttttccccagtgtgaactcgctggtgtatctgcagatgggataactgagtgaatcccttcccacactgggagcaggtaaacggcctctcccctgtgtaaactcgctggtgtctctgcaggttggatgaggaaatgaatcctttcccacactgagagcaggtgaatggcctctccccagtgtgaatgcgtcgatgaatctccagcgcagatgggactctgaatcccttcccacagtccccacatttccatcgtttctccatattttgggtctatttgtgtctctccagggcggacaatcagttgacgccttgttcacacacagaacacgtgtacggtctcttcctgctgttttttcaggctgtgtaactgattagagctctttccacagtcagtgctctggaacactctcactcgggtgtgtgtgtctcggtgcttttccagtcacactgatgttttaaaatcttctcaagccaacagacgaggcaaacatttctccttctagattcaaagtccgatgATGTTCAtgccctgatgaatcgagtgactcagtCTGATCGAGACGCTTAGTTTGAgatatctgtctgtaattcctccttttctaatatcctgtaaaaacaatttacaaaacacatcagtgtcagtacaggacagaaactcagaacacacggggacttccggttgcgacatGTCGGGAGCGGCCGCATATGAGGCAGCTCTCATCCGGGGACTTTGTTTTCCATCTTTTTCACCCGGTCTTTGAGGAGGTTTAGGGATATTTCAAATTTGACAATGGGATAAAGCTCAATTACTGTGGAAATGTCCAAGAAACCAAGTTTGAAGAAGCCAGCGGGCAAAGAATCGTCATCCGATTCAGATTCTTTTCCAGGTTCAttggaaacaaaatggcggcggctgctGCCGAAGCGAAAGTTATAGTGTTGTCAGTTGAGATGCTCATGGGCATCTTAGCAACAGCCGACTATCTCCGAGGATTTCCCTATATCAACCGAGGAGTCCCCAGCTCCTATTCAATTGA
This portion of the Scyliorhinus torazame isolate Kashiwa2021f chromosome 5, sScyTor2.1, whole genome shotgun sequence genome encodes:
- the LOC140420268 gene encoding uncharacterized protein; protein product: MEKRWKCGDCGKGFRVPSALEIHRRIHTGERPFTCSQCGKGFISSSNLQRHQRVYTGERPFTCSQCGKGFTQLSHLQIHQRVHTGEKPFTCSQCEKRFTQLISLQIHQRTHTGERLFTCSQCGKGFTRFDNLQSHQRVHTGERPFTCSQCGKGFTRLSHLQTHQQVHTGEKSFTCSQCGKAFTHMSSLQSHQRVHTGERTFACSQCGKGFTRLSHLQTHQRVHTGERPFTCSQCGKTFTLLSNLRAHRQVHTGEKPFACSHCRKGFTRLSNLQRHQRLHTGERPFTCSQCGKGFRDSSHLLRHKQVHK